A window of the Synechococcus sp. M16.1 genome harbors these coding sequences:
- a CDS encoding phycobilisome rod-core linker polypeptide, producing the protein MTVTASSGSPRVSPQLFDTLPLSSVRQAEQQDRFPDNGELDSLVTFFRTGQDRIEASRIIAANAEAIVARAANRIFVGGTPLSFLEAPLTTGETARSTGKEGTPLAADQAAFEQSVRTFTGDSNSTKRGNFLTRLLEGAGGDADVRVVLPTGFNAISVAKYGPAFMRKSVRDMGWFLRYVGYALVAGDPSILAVNTRGLRDILLENCSLAATNVALQEMRAASAELLRDRPEARQMTIDCFNVLLQELAIPTPSTKQRQGSAVQQGLQLPAIYALASEGRQLFEMRPGLSGAEKAEIIRAAYRQVFERDIAKGYSQTPCADKASAVAQGQISMREFVRALGRSKEYRQQFHNGFVNSRVVELAYRHFLGRGISSLEEFRKSFAILSDQGLNGLVDVLVNSSEYAQAFGEETVPYLRDLGTEAQESAGWGSNRKLFKFSAPFDGAPQYVTLYASYRQPFADQHVYGGGNDPVANQYGAIFPSGTASVATRPAPYGYDSRRLLVSNGLNSPGQLDSASFRGSRPRKVGPRVVRLQQIATGGTVNPRRSGNPSVRTTEASTQAVIKAVYVQVLGNGGYAGERMGSAEARLENGDISLKDFVRAVARSDAFRRRYWSGLYIVKAIEVMHRRLLGRPTFGRWEIDALFDTAARHGFYGVVDALIDSREYSEAFGSDTVPFERFITPGDVNARRAPGWARPLNLAAVADLTQSSRPEARPSEGFRSSGTITPRNLVDTKSASQGTWTPTSGASGADSRWLSVVRQQSLASKQTGFPMRRASGSEPSKLDGPSWTVKSRSVATGKTQALSTMGQALANADASGFQLREGLPAMLELKQPCSESELRTVLDATYRQLLNRVPTESERLVSAESRLRNQDIDLPDFIAEVAMSEAFQNRIASMAPLRAASAAGLALLGRATTPAETSRFLITRAQAGQGAAVTELLAERISTTVPRIDGMSTASGVSQATIQRTASLYRGNAGLNPPTGDAI; encoded by the coding sequence ATGACAGTGACCGCCAGCAGCGGCAGCCCGCGCGTGTCTCCCCAACTGTTCGACACGCTGCCGCTCTCCAGCGTCCGTCAGGCAGAGCAGCAGGACCGTTTCCCTGACAACGGGGAACTGGACAGTCTTGTGACCTTCTTCCGAACCGGTCAGGACCGGATCGAAGCGTCCCGGATCATTGCGGCCAACGCCGAGGCCATCGTGGCCCGCGCCGCCAACAGAATTTTTGTGGGAGGAACGCCCCTCTCCTTCCTTGAAGCGCCTCTAACAACGGGCGAAACCGCACGTTCAACAGGTAAGGAAGGAACTCCCCTGGCTGCTGACCAAGCCGCGTTTGAACAGTCGGTGCGCACCTTCACCGGCGACAGCAACAGCACCAAGCGGGGCAACTTCCTCACCCGCCTGCTGGAAGGAGCTGGTGGCGATGCCGACGTGCGGGTTGTGCTCCCCACCGGTTTCAACGCCATCAGCGTGGCCAAGTACGGCCCGGCCTTCATGCGCAAGTCGGTGCGCGACATGGGTTGGTTCCTGCGCTATGTGGGCTATGCCCTGGTGGCAGGTGACCCCAGCATCCTTGCGGTGAACACCCGCGGCCTGCGGGACATCCTTCTGGAGAACTGCTCTCTGGCGGCCACCAACGTGGCTCTTCAGGAGATGCGGGCTGCTTCAGCGGAACTGCTGCGGGATCGTCCTGAAGCCCGTCAGATGACCATCGACTGCTTCAACGTGCTGTTGCAGGAGCTGGCCATCCCCACCCCCAGCACGAAGCAGCGCCAGGGGAGTGCAGTGCAGCAGGGCCTGCAGCTGCCGGCGATCTATGCCCTGGCCTCAGAGGGACGCCAGCTGTTTGAAATGCGTCCCGGTCTGTCCGGAGCCGAGAAAGCTGAAATTATCCGCGCCGCCTACCGCCAGGTGTTTGAGCGCGACATCGCCAAGGGCTACTCCCAGACCCCCTGTGCGGACAAAGCCAGTGCCGTCGCCCAGGGACAGATCTCAATGCGTGAATTCGTTCGCGCCCTCGGCCGCAGCAAGGAGTATCGCCAGCAGTTCCACAACGGTTTCGTCAACAGCCGCGTGGTGGAACTTGCTTACCGCCACTTCCTCGGCCGGGGCATCAGCTCCCTCGAGGAATTCCGCAAGTCGTTCGCGATCCTCAGCGACCAGGGCCTGAACGGTCTGGTGGATGTGCTGGTGAATTCCTCGGAATACGCCCAGGCCTTTGGTGAGGAAACCGTTCCCTACCTGCGGGATCTCGGCACTGAAGCTCAGGAGAGCGCCGGTTGGGGCTCCAATCGCAAGCTGTTCAAATTCAGCGCCCCCTTCGATGGCGCGCCGCAATACGTCACCCTCTACGCCTCCTACCGCCAACCCTTTGCCGATCAGCACGTCTACGGCGGCGGCAATGATCCGGTGGCCAACCAGTACGGCGCCATCTTCCCCAGCGGAACCGCTTCGGTGGCCACACGGCCGGCACCATACGGCTACGACAGCCGCCGCCTGCTGGTGAGCAACGGTCTCAACAGCCCCGGACAGCTGGACAGCGCCAGCTTCCGCGGCAGCCGCCCTCGCAAGGTGGGACCACGGGTGGTTCGGCTTCAGCAGATCGCAACCGGGGGAACCGTCAATCCCCGTCGCAGCGGAAACCCCAGCGTTCGTACCACTGAAGCCAGCACCCAAGCCGTGATCAAAGCGGTGTATGTGCAGGTGCTGGGCAACGGTGGCTATGCGGGAGAACGCATGGGTTCAGCCGAAGCTCGGCTCGAGAACGGTGACATCTCCCTGAAGGATTTCGTGCGCGCGGTCGCCCGCTCTGATGCCTTCCGTCGCCGCTACTGGAGTGGCCTTTACATCGTGAAGGCGATCGAAGTGATGCACCGCCGTCTGCTGGGACGTCCCACCTTCGGCCGCTGGGAAATTGATGCCCTGTTCGACACGGCTGCCCGCCACGGCTTCTACGGGGTGGTGGACGCCCTGATAGACAGCCGTGAATACAGCGAAGCATTCGGATCCGACACGGTCCCCTTTGAGCGATTCATCACCCCAGGCGATGTGAACGCCCGTCGTGCCCCCGGCTGGGCCCGCCCGCTCAATCTCGCCGCCGTAGCCGATCTCACCCAGAGCAGCCGCCCGGAAGCGCGGCCATCGGAAGGCTTCCGCAGCAGTGGCACGATCACACCCCGCAACCTGGTCGACACCAAGTCGGCATCGCAAGGAACCTGGACGCCCACCAGTGGCGCCAGCGGTGCCGACTCCCGTTGGCTGTCGGTGGTCCGCCAGCAAAGCCTGGCCTCGAAGCAAACCGGCTTCCCGATGCGTCGGGCCAGCGGATCCGAGCCCAGCAAGCTTGATGGCCCCTCATGGACGGTCAAGAGCCGCTCCGTGGCGACCGGCAAGACCCAGGCCCTCTCGACCATGGGGCAGGCACTGGCCAACGCCGATGCCTCTGGATTCCAGCTGCGGGAAGGGCTCCCGGCCATGCTGGAGCTGAAACAGCCCTGCAGCGAGTCTGAACTTCGCACCGTGCTCGATGCGACGTATCGGCAACTGCTGAACCGTGTCCCAACGGAAAGCGAGCGCCTGGTCTCCGCCGAGTCCCGACTGCGCAATCAGGACATCGACCTGCCTGATTTCATCGCTGAAGTGGCCATGAGCGAAGCGTTCCAGAACCGCATCGCCTCCATGGCTCCGCTTCGGGCCGCATCCGCCGCAGGCCTGGCGCTGCTGGGACGGGCCACCACCCCAGCAGAGACCAGCCGCTTCTTGATCACCCGCGCTCAAGCAGGTCAGGGTGCAGCTGTCACCGAACTGTTGGCGGAACGGATCAGCACAACCGTGCCCCGCATCGACGGCATGTCGACAGCCTCAGGGGTCAGCCAGGCCACCATCCAGCGCACGGCTTCGCTCTACCGCGGCAATGCCGGCCTGAATCCCCCCACGGGCGACGCGATCTGA
- a CDS encoding allophycocyanin encodes MSIVSNSIINADAEARYLSPGELDQIKAFVTGGQRRLRVAQVLCESRERIVKQAGGQLFQKRPDVISPGGNAYGEEMTATCLRDMDYYLRLVTYGIVAGDVTPIEEIGVIGAKELYRSLGTPLEAMAEAVREMKIVAMGLLTGADAEEAGTYFDYVVGALA; translated from the coding sequence ATGAGCATCGTCTCCAACTCGATCATCAACGCGGACGCCGAAGCCCGCTACCTCAGCCCTGGCGAACTCGACCAGATCAAAGCCTTCGTCACCGGCGGTCAACGCCGTCTGCGCGTGGCCCAGGTCCTGTGCGAGAGCCGCGAGCGCATCGTCAAGCAGGCTGGTGGTCAGCTGTTCCAGAAGCGTCCCGACGTCATCTCCCCCGGCGGCAACGCCTACGGAGAAGAGATGACCGCCACATGTCTGCGTGACATGGATTACTACCTCCGTCTTGTCACCTACGGCATCGTCGCCGGTGACGTCACTCCGATCGAAGAGATCGGCGTGATCGGCGCGAAAGAGCTCTACCGCTCCTTGGGCACTCCCCTGGAAGCCATGGCAGAAGCCGTGCGCGAGATGAAGATCGTCGCCATGGGCCTTCTCACCGGAGCCGACGCAGAGGAAGCCGGCACCTACTTCGATTACGTGGTTGGCGCCCTCGCCTGA
- the apcB gene encoding allophycocyanin subunit beta — MQDAITNVINKSDVQGLYLDTASMSSLESYFASGELRVRAAATISANASAIIRDAVAKALLYSDITRPGGNMYTTRRYAACIRDLDYYLRYSTYAMLAGDTSILDERVLNGLKETYNSLGVPIGATVQAIQAMKEVTAGLVGPDAGKEMGVYFDYICSGLGN, encoded by the coding sequence ATGCAAGACGCCATCACCAACGTCATCAACAAGTCGGACGTCCAGGGCCTCTACCTGGACACGGCTTCGATGAGCAGCCTCGAGTCGTATTTCGCCAGTGGTGAACTGCGCGTGCGCGCTGCCGCCACCATCAGTGCCAATGCTTCGGCCATCATCCGCGATGCCGTCGCCAAGGCCCTGCTGTACTCGGACATCACCCGTCCCGGCGGCAACATGTACACCACCCGCCGCTACGCAGCCTGCATCCGCGACCTGGATTACTACCTGCGTTATTCCACCTACGCCATGCTGGCTGGCGACACCTCGATCCTCGACGAGCGTGTTCTGAACGGCCTCAAGGAGACCTACAACTCCCTGGGTGTGCCCATTGGCGCCACAGTTCAGGCCATCCAGGCCATGAAGGAAGTGACCGCAGGCCTGGTGGGCCCTGATGCTGGCAAGGAAATGGGTGTCTACTTCGACTACATCTGCTCCGGCCTCGGCAACTGA
- a CDS encoding phycobilisome linker polypeptide, with protein sequence MRLFKVTACIPSPEKVRTQRELQNTFFTKWVPYDSWFAEQQRIQKQGGRIIKVELCTGGQQVNVGN encoded by the coding sequence ATGCGGTTGTTCAAAGTCACCGCCTGCATTCCCAGCCCTGAAAAAGTTCGGACGCAGCGCGAATTGCAGAACACCTTCTTCACCAAGTGGGTGCCCTACGACAGCTGGTTCGCTGAACAGCAGCGCATCCAAAAGCAGGGTGGCCGCATTATCAAGGTGGAGCTCTGCACCGGGGGTCAGCAGGTCAACGTCGGCAACTGA
- a CDS encoding TlyA family RNA methyltransferase has protein sequence MASKQRLDLELLTRGLVSSRQQAQQLIRAGKVRDGAGTLLDKPGTEVTPERELRVEQPPRFVSRGGEKLLAGLKAFPVPVEGRVCLDGGISTGGFTDCLLQHGATRVYGVDVGYGQTAWSLRTDERVVLRERTNLRHLQPDDLYGADDLWPSLAVTDVSFISLRLILPALRRLLRGPDTDALVLVKPQFEVGKSRVGKGGVVRDPAAHRDAIESVIAAAAEAGWQPQGLVASPITGPAGNHEYVLWLGEGDAAVLPDLDALVAQTLQS, from the coding sequence ATGGCGTCCAAACAGCGTCTTGATCTGGAACTCCTGACCCGTGGATTGGTCAGTTCGCGCCAACAGGCGCAGCAGTTGATTCGTGCTGGGAAGGTGCGGGATGGCGCCGGCACCCTGTTGGACAAGCCCGGAACGGAGGTGACGCCGGAGCGAGAACTGCGGGTTGAGCAGCCCCCACGCTTTGTCTCCCGAGGTGGCGAAAAACTGTTGGCGGGCTTGAAGGCTTTCCCTGTGCCGGTGGAGGGGCGCGTCTGCCTGGACGGCGGCATCTCCACCGGAGGCTTCACCGATTGCCTGCTGCAGCACGGTGCGACCCGTGTTTATGGCGTTGATGTGGGTTATGGCCAAACGGCCTGGAGCCTGCGAACCGACGAACGGGTGGTGCTGCGGGAACGCACCAACCTGCGCCATCTGCAGCCCGACGATCTCTATGGGGCCGACGACCTCTGGCCCAGTCTGGCGGTTACCGATGTGTCATTCATTTCCCTGAGGTTGATTCTTCCGGCGTTGCGCCGGTTGTTGCGGGGTCCCGATACCGATGCGCTGGTGCTGGTGAAGCCGCAGTTTGAGGTGGGCAAGAGCCGCGTCGGCAAGGGCGGCGTGGTGCGTGACCCTGCGGCCCACCGGGATGCCATTGAATCCGTGATTGCAGCGGCAGCAGAAGCGGGGTGGCAGCCCCAGGGCTTGGTGGCTTCGCCGATCACCGGACCGGCCGGCAACCACGAGTATGTGCTTTGGTTGGGGGAGGGAGATGCCGCTGTTCTTCCGGATCTCGATGCTTTGGTGGCGCAGACCCTCCAGAGTTGA
- a CDS encoding FtsW/RodA/SpoVE family cell cycle protein, which produces MALIQRLLPLPWQLWPAEARLLMGLAGFWSVAGLVVLASASWWVALREMGDGGFYLKRQAIWLLASWSLLGITISTNLRRWLRWSGPGLWMGCLLIAATLVMGTTVNGASRWLVLGPLQMQPSELVKPFVVLQAANLFAPWSRMSLDQKLLWLGSFGGLLLLILKQPNLSTAALMGLTLWMVALGAGLRWRSLLGTALAGSLLGTASILINEYQRIRVVSFLDPWNDPMGDGYQLVQSLLAIGSGGWMGQGYGLSTQKLQYLPIQSTDFIYAVFAEEFGFVGSVLLLLFLMLVAWVGLRVALRCRSNQARLVAIGCTTILVGQSILNIAVASGAMPTTGLPLPLISYGGNSLMSSLVILGLLIRCSLESTGLIGGRPNRRARPVRQG; this is translated from the coding sequence TTGGCTCTGATTCAGCGGCTGCTGCCCTTGCCGTGGCAGCTCTGGCCAGCAGAAGCTCGCCTGTTAATGGGGCTGGCGGGATTCTGGAGTGTGGCAGGGCTGGTGGTGTTGGCGTCCGCCAGTTGGTGGGTGGCCCTGCGGGAAATGGGCGATGGCGGTTTCTATCTGAAGCGGCAGGCGATCTGGCTCTTGGCCAGCTGGAGTTTGCTGGGCATCACAATCTCCACCAACCTGCGGCGATGGCTGCGCTGGTCAGGCCCAGGGTTGTGGATGGGCTGCCTGCTGATCGCCGCCACCCTTGTGATGGGCACCACGGTGAACGGCGCCAGCCGCTGGCTGGTGCTGGGTCCGCTGCAGATGCAGCCCTCGGAGCTGGTGAAACCCTTCGTGGTGCTGCAGGCCGCCAACCTGTTCGCCCCCTGGAGCCGTATGAGCCTCGACCAGAAGCTCCTCTGGCTTGGGAGCTTCGGAGGGCTGCTGCTGCTGATCCTCAAGCAACCCAACCTCTCCACAGCGGCCCTGATGGGACTCACCCTCTGGATGGTGGCCCTAGGGGCCGGCCTGCGCTGGCGCAGCCTGTTGGGCACCGCCCTGGCGGGATCGCTGCTTGGCACAGCAAGCATTCTGATCAATGAATACCAGCGGATCCGGGTGGTGTCGTTTCTGGATCCCTGGAACGACCCGATGGGAGATGGCTATCAGCTGGTGCAGAGCCTGCTGGCGATCGGATCGGGCGGTTGGATGGGGCAGGGCTATGGCCTCTCCACCCAGAAGCTCCAATACCTGCCGATCCAGAGCACTGACTTCATCTACGCGGTGTTCGCCGAGGAATTTGGATTCGTGGGTTCAGTGCTGCTGCTGCTGTTCCTGATGCTGGTGGCCTGGGTGGGGCTGCGGGTGGCCCTGCGCTGCCGAAGCAACCAGGCACGGCTCGTGGCCATCGGCTGCACCACGATCCTGGTGGGCCAGTCGATCCTGAACATCGCAGTGGCCTCTGGGGCGATGCCCACCACCGGTCTGCCACTGCCTTTGATCAGCTACGGCGGCAACTCGCTGATGTCGAGCCTGGTGATCCTGGGTCTGCTGATCCGCTGTTCACTGGAATCCACCGGCTTGATCGGGGGACGACCAAACAGGCGAGCGCGCCCCGTGCGCCAAGGCTGA
- a CDS encoding DUF6165 family protein, translating into MEVQIPVSVGELVDKITILQIKANRFSGEALANVQKELALLESVLAGCGVELPTELVDTLSEINQRLWTIEDAIREQEASGCFDARFIELARSVYRCNDQRAELKRQINTATGSHLIEEKGYTAY; encoded by the coding sequence ATGGAGGTGCAAATTCCCGTTTCAGTTGGGGAGTTGGTCGACAAGATCACCATCCTGCAGATCAAGGCCAACAGGTTCAGCGGTGAAGCCCTGGCCAACGTGCAAAAGGAACTCGCGCTGCTGGAGAGTGTCTTGGCGGGCTGTGGGGTAGAGCTGCCAACGGAGCTCGTTGACACGCTCTCTGAGATCAACCAGCGGCTCTGGACGATCGAAGACGCCATCCGTGAACAGGAAGCCAGCGGCTGCTTTGACGCCCGCTTCATCGAGCTGGCCCGCTCGGTGTACCGCTGCAATGACCAGCGGGCTGAGCTGAAACGGCAGATCAACACCGCCACCGGCTCCCACCTGATCGAAGAAAAGGGCTACACCGCCTATTGA
- a CDS encoding cytochrome c biogenesis CcdA family protein, translating to MDLLLLSDLAQSSEELLRRALAEPGPLTLALVFGGGALTSLGPCSLSLLPVTLAYLAGFDDGQPAWQRSLAFCGGIVGALVMLGSISGLLGRIYGQVPALIPTLVALLTVAMGLNLLGVLRIPLPSGPDPEQWRQKVPAPLAPVAAGLAFGLAASPCTTPVLAVLLGWIAQSGRPLAGVALLSSFGIGQVLPLLLAGTFAAAIPKLLALRGISRWVPPASGVVLLTSGLLTLLARWS from the coding sequence GTGGACCTGCTTCTGCTCTCCGATCTGGCCCAGAGCAGCGAAGAGCTGCTGCGGCGCGCCCTGGCAGAGCCTGGCCCGCTCACCCTGGCGCTGGTGTTCGGCGGCGGTGCCCTCACCAGCCTCGGCCCCTGTTCGCTGTCGTTGCTGCCGGTGACGCTGGCCTACCTAGCGGGCTTTGACGATGGCCAGCCGGCCTGGCAGCGCAGCCTGGCCTTCTGCGGCGGCATCGTCGGTGCCCTGGTGATGCTGGGGAGCATCAGCGGGCTGCTGGGCCGGATTTACGGCCAGGTGCCGGCACTGATCCCAACGTTGGTGGCACTTCTGACGGTTGCAATGGGGCTGAACCTTCTGGGGGTGCTGCGGATCCCCTTGCCCAGTGGTCCGGATCCGGAGCAGTGGCGCCAGAAGGTACCAGCGCCACTGGCGCCGGTGGCGGCAGGGCTGGCCTTCGGGCTGGCGGCCTCCCCCTGCACCACCCCGGTGTTGGCGGTGCTGCTGGGCTGGATCGCCCAGAGCGGGCGTCCCCTCGCGGGGGTGGCCCTGCTCAGCAGCTTCGGGATCGGCCAGGTGCTGCCCCTGCTGCTGGCGGGCACCTTTGCAGCAGCCATCCCCAAACTGCTGGCCCTGCGGGGCATCAGCCGCTGGGTGCCACCAGCCAGTGGCGTTGTGCTGCTCACCAGCGGCCTGCTCACCTTGCTGGCCCGCTGGAGCTGA
- a CDS encoding cytochrome c biogenesis protein ResB, with protein MVIESGTALLKRLAAWLSDLRLAIVLLLLISLASAVGTGIPQGDPPASYIDAYANTPWLGLLHGEQVLQLQLDHVYSSGWFLALLAWLGLALILCSWRRQWPALVAARRWIDYRTPRQLSKLAIAECQPCADPSQRLTQLETVLRAGGWEVQRKDQRLAARRGAIGRVGPLLVHTGLVLLMLGAAWGALAGNRLERFLAPGRSLDLLDRDGTSQLTITLDRFAIDRDPAGRTEQFRSALQLQGPNQRLDAEISVNHPLRHRGITIYQADWSLATISLQIGRSPVLELPLQTYPELGDQIWGLVLPTRPDGTEPVFLSLESEQGPATVFDADGQQLARLRPGGPAAEVKGLPMRVNAVLPASGLLLKRDPGVPLVYLGFAVLLVGGGLSLVATRQLWAIAADGTLSVGGLCNRNLAAFATELPELLERVVGTEDDNRPQSTGAS; from the coding sequence ATGGTGATAGAGAGCGGCACGGCACTGCTGAAACGCCTAGCGGCCTGGCTCAGTGATCTGCGTCTGGCCATCGTGCTGCTGCTGCTGATTTCCCTGGCCAGTGCCGTGGGCACCGGCATCCCCCAGGGGGATCCCCCCGCCAGCTACATCGATGCTTATGCCAACACCCCCTGGCTCGGGCTGCTCCACGGCGAGCAGGTGCTGCAGCTGCAGCTCGATCACGTGTATTCCAGCGGTTGGTTCCTGGCCCTGCTGGCCTGGCTGGGGCTCGCCCTGATCCTCTGCAGCTGGCGGCGCCAGTGGCCGGCCTTGGTGGCGGCCCGGCGCTGGATCGACTACCGCACCCCGCGCCAGCTGAGCAAACTGGCCATCGCCGAATGCCAGCCCTGCGCTGACCCCAGCCAGAGGCTGACGCAGCTGGAGACGGTGCTGCGGGCCGGCGGATGGGAGGTGCAACGCAAAGATCAACGGCTAGCGGCCCGACGCGGCGCCATCGGCCGAGTAGGCCCCCTACTCGTGCACACCGGGCTGGTGCTGCTGATGCTGGGTGCCGCCTGGGGTGCCCTGGCGGGGAACCGCCTGGAGCGATTCCTAGCCCCCGGCCGCAGCCTCGACCTGCTGGATCGCGATGGCACCAGCCAACTGACGATCACCCTGGACCGCTTCGCCATTGATCGGGACCCGGCGGGCCGCACGGAACAGTTCCGCTCGGCGCTGCAGCTGCAGGGACCCAACCAACGCTTGGATGCCGAGATCAGCGTCAATCACCCGCTGCGGCACCGGGGCATCACGATTTATCAGGCGGATTGGTCGCTGGCGACGATCAGTTTGCAGATCGGGCGCAGCCCCGTTCTCGAATTGCCGTTGCAGACCTACCCGGAGCTGGGGGATCAGATCTGGGGCCTGGTACTGCCCACCCGCCCCGATGGAACCGAACCGGTGTTTCTGAGCCTGGAGAGCGAACAGGGGCCCGCCACGGTGTTCGATGCCGACGGCCAGCAGCTGGCACGGCTGCGGCCGGGCGGTCCCGCCGCTGAGGTGAAGGGCTTGCCGATGCGAGTGAATGCGGTGCTTCCGGCCAGCGGACTGTTGCTCAAACGAGATCCCGGCGTGCCGCTGGTGTATCTGGGTTTCGCGGTGCTGCTGGTGGGCGGTGGATTGAGCCTGGTGGCCACCCGCCAGCTGTGGGCCATTGCTGCCGACGGAACACTCAGCGTGGGCGGGCTATGCAACCGCAACCTCGCGGCCTTCGCCACTGAATTGCCAGAGCTGCTGGAGCGGGTGGTGGGTACTGAAGACGACAACCGCCCCCAGTCGACAGGAGCGAGCTAG
- a CDS encoding ribbon-helix-helix protein, CopG family — MAIGVRVEPELEQQLDQLAERMGKSRSACVREAIAQYVQRFGQNDEALRQSTLIAHHAHQTDWSEQVPDWSDWTA; from the coding sequence ATGGCCATTGGTGTTCGCGTCGAGCCTGAACTCGAACAGCAACTGGATCAATTGGCAGAACGCATGGGGAAAAGTCGCAGCGCCTGCGTCCGTGAAGCCATCGCTCAATACGTGCAACGGTTCGGCCAAAACGATGAAGCACTTCGGCAGTCGACCTTGATTGCCCACCATGCCCATCAGACGGATTGGAGCGAGCAAGTGCCGGACTGGAGTGACTGGACAGCATGA
- a CDS encoding type II toxin-antitoxin system PemK/MazF family toxin, whose amino-acid sequence MSAVVLQRGLIVTVAATGAYSGKPRPAVVVQANRWLQGHPSVTLCPLTSTLLDAPLVRIPVTPNARNGLKKASQLMADKLFSVPTTSIGELVGVLEPDRLSALDLALRGWLDLA is encoded by the coding sequence ATGAGCGCCGTGGTTTTGCAGCGTGGACTGATCGTGACCGTGGCCGCAACAGGGGCTTATTCCGGCAAACCAAGACCCGCCGTAGTAGTGCAAGCCAACCGTTGGCTGCAGGGACATCCCAGCGTCACGCTCTGCCCCCTCACCAGCACCCTGCTGGATGCCCCGTTGGTGCGTATCCCGGTCACACCCAATGCGAGGAACGGATTGAAGAAGGCGTCCCAACTGATGGCTGACAAACTGTTCAGCGTGCCCACCACAAGCATTGGTGAGCTGGTGGGCGTTCTGGAGCCCGACCGACTCAGTGCTCTCGATCTCGCCCTGCGCGGTTGGTTGGACCTTGCCTAA
- the queF gene encoding preQ(1) synthase: MTQTPLYGERAIAEAELICFDNPRPGRPYEVSIELPEFTCKCPFSGYPDFAVLRLIYQPGPRVVELKAIKLYVNSFRDQSISHEEVTNRILDDLVAATDPVWMQLEADFNPRGNVHTVVRVSHGTRQPC, from the coding sequence TTGACCCAGACCCCCCTCTACGGCGAGCGCGCCATCGCCGAAGCCGAGCTGATCTGCTTCGACAACCCCCGCCCCGGGCGCCCCTATGAGGTGTCGATCGAGCTGCCGGAATTCACCTGCAAGTGCCCCTTCTCGGGCTATCCCGACTTCGCGGTGCTGCGCCTGATTTACCAACCCGGGCCCCGGGTTGTGGAGCTGAAGGCGATCAAGCTGTATGTGAACAGCTTCCGCGACCAGTCGATCTCTCATGAGGAGGTCACCAACCGCATCCTCGACGATCTGGTGGCGGCCACCGATCCGGTTTGGATGCAGCTGGAAGCGGATTTCAATCCCCGCGGCAATGTCCACACGGTGGTGCGGGTCAGCCACGGCACTCGTCAGCCTTGCTGA
- a CDS encoding P-II family nitrogen regulator translates to MKKVEAIIRPFKLEDVKVALVEAGIIGMTVSEVRGFGRQKGQVERYRGSEFTVEFLQKLKIEVVVEDDRVEDVVKSIADAARTGEIGDGKIFISPVESVVRIRTGDRDSTAL, encoded by the coding sequence ATGAAAAAGGTCGAAGCGATCATTCGTCCTTTCAAGCTGGAAGACGTGAAGGTGGCGTTGGTGGAAGCCGGCATCATCGGCATGACCGTGAGCGAAGTGCGGGGCTTCGGCCGCCAGAAGGGCCAGGTGGAGCGCTACCGCGGCTCAGAGTTCACCGTGGAGTTCCTGCAGAAACTGAAGATCGAAGTGGTCGTCGAAGACGACCGGGTGGAAGACGTGGTCAAGTCGATCGCGGATGCCGCCCGCACCGGTGAGATCGGTGACGGCAAGATCTTCATCAGCCCGGTGGAGTCTGTGGTGCGTATCCGCACCGGCGACCGCGACAGCACAGCGCTCTGA